GGCGGGGACCGCGTCCATCCGCACTACGGCGTCTTCTCGCCGGTGCGCGGCGAGTACGTCGACCTGGTGGCCGAGGCCCCGCTGCCGTCGCACGAGCTGGCCTTCGACATCGGCACCGGAACCGGCGTCCTGGCCGCCGTCCTCGCCCGGCGCGGCATCGAGCGGGTGGTGGCCACCGACCAGGACGCGCGGGCGCTGGTGTGCGCCCGGGAGAACGTGGCCCGGCTGGGCCTGGCCGAGCGGGTCGAGGTGGTCGAGACCGACCTCTTCCCGCCGGGCCGCGCCCCGCTGGTGGTCTGCAACCCGCCCTGGGTCCCGGCCCGGCCCTCCTCACCGCTCGAATACGCCGTCTACGACCCGTCCGGCCGTATGCTGCACGGCTTCCTGAACGGGCTGGCCGGGCATCTGACCCCCGGCGGCGAGGGCTGGCTGATCCTCTCCGACCTCGCCGAACACCTCGGACTGCGGCCGCGCGCCGAACTCCTGACCGCCTTCGACACGGCGGGCCTGACGGTCCTGGACCGGCTGGACGTCCGCCCCGTCCACCCCCGCGCTTTCGACCCCACCGACCCCCTCCACTCGGCCCGCGCGGCGGAGGTGACGTCGCTGTGGCGCCTGACGGCCGGGTGAGCGGCCCTCAGCCACCAGAGGAAGGCGTCCCCCGGACGGGCGCACCGGGGGCTCGCCATCCAGCCCCTCCGGCGTCTGAGGAGCGGGGTATGAGACGGAGCCGCACCTCCCAGCCCCTCCGGCGATTGAGGAGCGGGGTCTGGGGCGGAGCCCCAGTTGAGGGAAGGGGCGGGTAGGGGAAAGCAGCCCGCCGCAGGCGTACGCGTACCGCCGGACGCCTCGTAGGCGCACGACGGCCGGATCCGTCCGACAAGACACGCCGCAGGCGTGATCGGCCCGGCAGGATTGATTCGGCTCACGCCCCTGCTTAGCGTCCCGGATGAAGGGCAAGAAGATCCCCACGTCCCGCACGACCCCTACCAAGGGAGCCCGTATGAAGCTCGCCTTCTCCACCCTCGGCGTCCCCGGTATGCCCGTGCCCGACGTGGCCCGGCTCGCCGCCGGGGCCGGGTATCACGGCGTCGAGCTGCGCGCCCACCCCGAGGAACCGGTGCACCCGGGGATCGGGGTGGACGAACGGGCCCGGGTGGCGGCGGAGTTCCGGGACGCCGGGGTCGAGATCCTCACCGTCGCCGGATATGTGCGCGCCGCCCAGGCCGGGCCGGACGAGCCGGTGCTGACCGGGCTCGGGGAGCTGCTGGAGCTCGCCCACGACCTGGGCGCCCGCAATGTCCGGGTCTTCCCCGGCGGCGGGGAGCAGAGCGCCGAGGAGGCCGACGCCACGGCCGCCCGGCGGCTCGCCGCGGCCGCGCCCCGCGCCGCCGACCTCGGCGTACGGCTGCTGCTCGAGACCCACGACTCGCACCGGACGGGCGCGGACGCGGCCCGGGTCCTCGGGCTCGTGGGCCATGGCAGCGTGGGGGCGATCTGGGATGTGATGCACACCTGGCTGGGCGGCGAGGACCCGGCCACCAGCTATCCGGCGCTCTTCGCGCATCTGGGGTACGTCCAGGTCAAGGACATCGCCTCGGCCGAGGACACCACCCCGCTGCCGCTGGGCGAGGGGGTGCTGCCGCTGACCGAGTGCGTGGAGCTGCTCAGCCGCGAAGGCTGGGACGGCTGGCTGTGCTGGGAGTACGAGAAGCGGTGGTATCCGCAGGCGCGAGCGTTCCCGGAGCTGCTGGCCCCGGGCCGGGAGCATCTGCTGCGGCTGCTCGCCGACGCGGCCTGAGCCCGGGGCTCGGAGTCTCCCTCGGCCCGTCGTGACCGTTCGGCTCGGTCGACTCGGGCGACTCGGGCGACTCGGACGACTCGGGCGACTCGGGCGGCTCGGACGACTCGGCGTGGCGGCGCGCCCCCAGCCGCATCCGGCTCAGCCTCCCGGCCGGGAGCGACGTCAGCGCCACGCCGCCCACCAGCAGCGCCGCCGCCAGCCAGCGCGCCGCGCTGATGCCCTCCCCCAGCACCAGCGCCGCCGAGGACATCCCGAAGACCGGCACCAGCAGCGAGAACGGGGCGACCGCCGAGGCGTCGTAAGTGCGCAGCAGAAAGCCCCAGACCCCGAAACCGAACACCGTGGTGACCCAGGCGACATAGACGATCGCGCCCACCCCGGCCCAGTCGAGCCGGCTCAGCGCGTCCAGATCGGGCCGCGCGCCCTCGAACATCAGCGAGAGCAGGAGCAGCGGCAGCACCGGCACCAGGCTCACCCACACCATGAAGTTCAGGGCGTCGGGCGGCGCCGCCTTGCGGGTGAGGACGTTGGAGACACCCCAGAAGGCCGCCGCCGCCACGACGAGGACGAAGCCGAGAAGCGGCCCCGAGGTGCCCTCGTCCACGGCGGCCACCGCGATCCCGGCGAGGGCGACGGCCATGCCCAGCAGCCGCCGCCGGCCGGGGCGTTCGGCGAGGAAGACGGCCGCGAACAGCGCCGTGAACACCGCCTGGATCTGGAGCACCAGCGAGGACAGCCCGGCGGGCATCCCCTCGTGCATCCCGATGAACAGCAGCCCGAACTTCGCCACGCCCAGGGCCAGCCCCACCCCCAGGATCCATCGCCAGGCGACCCTCGGCGGGCCGACCAGGAAGACGGCGGGCAGCGCGGCCACCAGGAACCGCAGGGCGCAGAAGAGCAGGGGCGGGAAGTGGTCGAGGCCCACCTCGATGACCACGAAGTTGACCCCCCACAGGGCCGTGACCAGCACGGCGAGGGCTATGTGCACAGGTCGCATGGGTTGCGTTGATCGCATGCGTCGAGGATCGGTCGCCCGGACCTTGTAGCACCAGCGCGGATGTCTTCATGCTTGGATGCAGTAACGGTTAAAGGTGCGAGGAAGGGGCCGAACTGTGCTGGATCTGGGTCGACTGCGGGCTCTGCACGCGGTGTCCGTGCACGGCTCGGTCAGCGCCGCCGCGATCGCGCTCGGCTACACCCCGTCCGCCGTGTCGCAGCAGATCGCCAAGTTGGAACGGGAGACCCGGACGGCCCTGCTGGAGCGGCAGGGCCGGGGCATCGCGCTGACCGACGCGGCCCGGCATCTGGCCGCCACCGCCCAGCAGTTGCTCGCCATCGTCGAGGAGGCCGAGACCACGCTGGAGGAGCGGCGCGGACAGCCGACCGGCCGGCTGGTGATCGGCGCCTTCGCCTCGGCGGCGCGCGGGCTGATGCCCGTGGTGCTGGCCGCGCTCAGGGCCGAACACCCCTCCCTGGACGCCCGGTTGCTCGAAGTGGACCCGCATCTGTCGGTTGACCTGGTGGCGCAGGGGGTCATCGACCTGGCGGTGGCCCATGACTGGGACATCGCCCCGCTGCCCGCCCCGGAGGGTCAGGAACGGGCGGTCATCGGGGAGGATCTGTGCGATCTGCTCGTCCCGGCCGGACATCCGCTGGCCCGGGTGGCCGCACGGCGCCCGCTGCGCCGCGAGGACCTGCCGGGCCGGCGGTGGATCTGCCAGCCGCCGGGGTCGGTGTGCCACGACTGGCTGGTCCGTACGCTGCGCGCCTCGGGCCATGAGCCGGACCTGGCGTACCAGGCGGCGGAGAACCACACCCAGATCGCCCTGGTGGCGGCCGGTCTCGGCGTCGCGCTCATGCCGCGTCTTGGCCGCGGTCCGCTGCCGGACGGGGTGCTGGCGCTGTCCCTGGAGCCGGTCCCGGTACGGCGGCTGTACGCCCTGTGGCGCCCGGGTGCGGCCCGCCGCCCCGCCATCACCGAGACGGTGCGGCTCCTGGGCGACCTCTGGCCGCGCCGCACGGGCTGAGCACACCACGAGCCGCGAACCCCCTGCGCGCCGCCGACGCTCTGGGAGGGGTGTCGCGTCGGCGGCGGGGTGCTGCTGGCCGCGGGCGGCGGAGAGGGTGGTCGGCGACGCAGCCAGCAGCGAGGCCGGGTACCGCCGTGCGGAGACTCCCCATCAGCACGCCGCTTCGACGCATCGCGACCCGCGCCGGTTCCGCGCGCGGTGTCGGACCGGCAGCTCCGCCTCGATCAGGTCCGCCGCCCGGTCCGGTCCGCCCTCCGCGGCCATCCGCGCCTTGAGCGCGGCGCAGCGGGCGGCCACCTCGGGGTCGTCCACCAGATCGAGCACCGCCTTGCGCAGCGCCGGAGCGGTGGCCTCCTCCTTGGGCAGATGGCGGCCGACCCCGAGCCCTTCGAGCGTGTCCGCGTTGCGGAACTGGTCGACGGCCTGCGGTACGGCGACCATCGGCACCCCGCAGGCCAGCCCCTCCTGGGCGCCGCCCGCACCCGCGTGGGTGACGAACGCGTCGGCCTGCCGCAACACGCTCAACTGAGGTATCCACGTGTGCACTTCGACATTGGACGGGATCTCGCCGAGCTCGTCCGGGTCGACGAACTCGCCGATCTGGAGCACCACGTACCAGCCCGGCAGATCGCCGAACGCCGCGAGGCACTCTCGGTAGAAGCCGGGCTCCCTGGTCCAGGTGGAGCCGAGCGAGATCAGCAGGATCCGGTCGGTCCCGGCGGCCCGCTCCGGGCGGCGCCACTCCGCCACGTCGCGGCGGGCGCTCTGGCAGCCGCCGACGAAGCTGTAGACGGAGGCGTCGACGCGGTCGGCGTTGGGCTGGAGCAGTTCGGGGATGAGGGCGACACAGCGGCTGGGGCGACCGATGAGCCGGTCGGGGTCGGTGCCGGCCAGGCCGTTGCCCTCGAGCCAGGCGCGGTAGCGCGCGTAGTAGGCCCGGCCGCGCTCCGACCGCCGCATATGGGCGTACATCGGCTCGAAGACCTCTTCGCGATAGCCGTCCCAGGGCACGAAGCTGGGCGCGAGCTCGACGGCGGACACGCCCCACCGATGGGCGAGGACATGCGCCGGATAGGCGGTGACGTCGTACATCACCAGATCCGGCTCATCGCCCTCGTAGGCCGCCAGATGCTGCGGAAGTGCCTGCTCCGCCTCGGTGAGAAACGGCTCGATGTAGTCGATCAGATCGGAGCCTCTGGCGCCCGGCACATTCTCACCATGGAGGATCGAGGTGTAGGTCTTCGGCTCGGCGCCGGTTTCGGCCACCTTCTCGGCGAACGACTCGGGGATGGCGTAGGTAACCCGGTGGCCGCGGGCCACCAGCTCGCGCATCACCTCCAGGCTCGGGTTGACGTGCCCGTGTGCCGCGATGCCGAACATGGCTATGTGTGTGGGGGGCTTGGCACCCGTCGGTGGGGTCATGAAAACGGAACATAAGCGAGAACGGATGCCTCATACAAATACCGCACATACCCGGTCGAGAGTTTAGTACCGGTTTCGTGCAGGCACCAGATCACGGTCTTTAACCAGTCTTTTCCTTTACGCTTCCGGGCCACGCGGCGGAGCCGCACATCGATGCTGTGGGAAAGGCCAACTTTCCTTGACCCGGCCGCGGTGTGTGTCCCAGCGTGTCCTGCACACCTATGGCCGCCCCCCTCCGAACGTCCCATGGAAGGAGTGCGGGTGCACACGACGTCTCGCCGCGCCCTGCTCACCGCCACCCTGGCCGCCGCGGCGGCCGGTGCGTGCAGCGGACCGACGAACAGCTCCCCCGCGCCCGCGGCCCCCGCGCGCCGCACCACCGCCGGTTCCGGCAGCCCCTCCGCGACCGCCTCCCGGCCCACCACGGAGTCCGGCCGGGACCACGAGCGCGACCGCCGGCGGATCGACGAGCTCATCGGGCGGATGACGCTGGACCAGAAGATCGGCCAGCTCTTCGTGATGCGGGTGTACGGCCATTCGGCCACCCGCCCCGACCCGGCCGATGTCGCGGCCAACCGCAAGGAGATCGGGGTCGACAACGCCGCCGAGCTGATCGCGAAGTATCACGTGGGCGGGGTGATGTACATCGGATGGGCACACAACATCCGCGATCCCCACCAGGTGGCCGCGCTCTCCAACGGCATCCAGAAGGCCGCGCTGGCCACTTCCGTGCCGGTCCCCGTCCTGCTCTCCACCGACCAGGAGTACGGCACCGTCGCCCGGGTCGGCGCGCCCGCCACGCTGTTCCCGGGCGCCATGGCGCTCGGCGCGGGCGGCAGCGCGGCCGACGCCCGTACGGCAGCCCGCACCGCCGGAGCGGAGCTGGCCGCGCTCGGCATCCGGCAGGACTACGCCCCGATCGCGGACGTCAATGTCGACCCCGCCAACCCGGTGATCGGCGTGCGCTCCTTCGGCGCCGACCCGAAGGCCGTGGCCCGGATGGTGGCGGCGCAGGTGGCGGGCTATCAGAGCGCCGGGGTCGCGGCCACCGCCAAGCACTTCCCCGGCCACGGCGACACCAGCGTGGACAGCCATGTGGGCCTGCCGCGGATCACCCACTCCCGGAAGGAGTGGGAGCGGCTGGACGCGCCGCCGTTCCGGGCCGCGATCGAGGCCGGTATCGACTCGATCATGACGGCCCATCTGCTCTTCCCCGCGCTCGACCCGGCCGACGACCCCGCCACCCTCTCCCGCCCCATCCTCACCGGTGTGCTCCGCGAGGAGCTGGGCTACGACGGGGTGGTGGTCACCGACTCGCTCGGCATGGCGGGGGTGCGGAAGAAGTACGGCGACGACCGGGTGCCGGTGCTGGCGCTCAAGGCGGGCGTGGACCAGCTGCTCAACCCGCCGAGCCTGTCCCTCGCCTTCGAGGGCGTGCGCAAGGCCGTCAAGGCGGGCGAGCTCAGCGAGGACCGCATCGACCGCTCGCTGCGGCGCGTCCTCGAACTCAAGGTGCGCCGGGGCCTGTTCGAAGAGCCGTACACCAGCGACCGCGCGGTCAACCGCACGGTGGGCACCCGGGAGCACCGCGCCACCGCCGACCGCATCGCCGAGCGCACCACCACCCTGATCACCAACCGCGGCGGACTGCTGCCGCTGTCGCCGCGCCGCCACCGCGATCTGCTGGTGGTGGGCGTGGACGCCGCGGCGCCCTCCGGCACCGGCGGCCCGCCGACGTCCGTCCTGGCGCGCGCCCTGTCCGGCCTCGGCTTCCGCACGGAGGCGCTGACCACCGGCACCGCCAGTTCCCCCGGCCCCTCCCCGCAGCGCATCGAGGCGGCGGTCGCCGCGGCGCGGGAACGGGACGCGGTGATCGTGACGACGTACGACATCGCCGCCGGCTCCGCCCAGCGCGCCCTGGTGGCACGGCTGGTGGCCACCGGCGTGCCGGTGGTGCACCTGGCCCTGCGCAACCCCTACGACATCGCGCGCCTGAACGGCCGCGACACGGCCCCCGGCGCCTCGCTGGCCGCCTACTGCTGGACGGATGTGGAACTGCGCGCCGCCGCCCGCGTCATCGCGGGCCGGACCACCCCGCACGGCAAACTGCCGGTGGCGATCCGGCACGCCGACGACCCGTCCCGGGTGCTGTACCCGATCGGGCACGGGCTGAGCTACTAAGCGCTCCGCTGGAAGTGTCGCGACGGGTCGTCGGCCGGCTGCGGTGCCGTCATGGCTGGTCGCGCCCGCGCGGCGGAGCCGCACATCGACACGGCCCCGCGCCCCTTCGAGGCGCTGCCCGAACCGTCGCGGACTTCCTCCGACCTGCTTAGCCCGTGCCCGATCGGGGCCCGCGGACGCGCCCTACGGGCGCAGCGTCACCGGCTCGCGCTCGATCTCGCGGCGGTCGAGCTTCGCGTTGTGCCGGGCGAGGGGCTTGCTCGTCGGGCTGACGCCCGCCCAGCGCTGCACCTCCGCGGTGGCCTTGGCCTTCTGGTCGCCCGTCAGCTGGGCGATGCTGGAGCCGTGGTTGCCGCCTGCCACCGTGTAGACGTACGCGTCCTTGGCACCCTTGCCGACCTGGAAGCGCTCGGCGCCCCACGGGTCGTTCTGGCCGTAGACGAAGAGCATCCGGTGGGCGTCGTGCCGGACCCAGCGGTCGATGTCCCGCATCACGCCCTGCTTGAAGTGCATCGGGATGTCACGCGGCACATAGGTGCGCGGCGCGTAGATGCCGGGGTAGCGCAGCAGCCCGGCCAGGTGCGGGGTCTTGAAGGTGGGCGAGCCGAGCTCGGTGCCCGCCTGGTAGTAGTACGGCGTGTAGGTCTCCAGGCCCTGGTCGGTGTAGGCGGAGAAGCCCGAGATCTCGTCGATGAAGCCGTACAGCTCGTCGGTGGACGCGGTCGGGGCCGGGACGTCCGCGCAGTCCTTCAGCAGGTGGTACTGCCAGAAGGCCCACACCAGGTCCAGGACCACGTTCTCGTACGCCTTGTCGGCGCTGCCGACGACGGTGAAGGTCTGCTTCTCGTCGTCCGCCCACTTCTGGTAGCGCTTCACGATCTCGTCGCGCCGCACCAGCGCCTCGCGCTGCACCGCGTTGAGCCTGGTGCGGCATTCGGCGGTGCCGACGCCCGCGAAGAAGCGGTCGTAGGCGGAGTCCTCGTCGTTGACGACGTCGTTGGGCGCGACATAGGCGACGGTGCCCGCCATGTCGTTCGGGTAGAAGCGGCGGTAGTAGGTGGCCGTCATCCCGCCCTTGCTGCCGCCGGTGGCCAGCCACTTCTTGCCGTAGATGGGCTTCAGGGCCCGGAAGAGGCGGTGCTGGTCGCTCGCGGCCTGCCAGATGTCCAGCTTGGACCAGTCGGCGGGCTGGGGCCGGGAGGGAGTGAAGAAACGGTACTCCATGGACACCTGATTGCCGTCCACCAGCTGCGTGGGCTCACTGCGGCGCGGTGCGGTGGTGACGTTGTAGCCCGAGGTGTAGAAGACCGTGGGCCGGTCGGTGGCCTTGTGCAGCAGCGTGAACCGCTGTTGGAAGGTGCCCTTGGAGGGATGCCGGTGGTCCACCGGCTGGGCGTAGCTGAAGACGAGGAAGCGATAGCCCTCGTAGGGCTGCTCCTCCACGAAACGCATTCCGGGAATCGCCAGGACACGCTCCTTGATGTCCGGCTGGGCGGGGGCGGCCGGTGCCGCGGACGCGCTTCCGGCGCCCGCGCCGACCGCCCCCACCAGTATCGCGAGCGACAACAGCCATCTGAGCATCTTGCGCATGCACCCTCCCCATTGTTGCCGTGTTGACCCTTTGCCCCGTGAATTCGCACAGGTCGCCGAGAACCTATCCGGGCACACACGCGCGTCGCCAGATGCCGTCAATGCTCCAACCCGAGGCCGAATACGGAGAGTTGTTACCCCCGCCCTCTTTCGTAGCGGGCTGTGATGGCTCATGCTGCCTGTATGGACCGAGACGAACGGCACGACCGGAGTGAACGGGCCGAGCGGCTGACGCGGTATCTGAACGAATTGCAGGAACGGATCGATCCCCGCTCGCTCGAGCTGCTGATGCGGCTGCTGCGCGAGTTGAGCACCTCACCGGCCGTCCGCGGGGGGACGTACGAGCTCGGGATGGGGCCGGAGGAGAAAGAGCTGTTCACCCCCGCTCTCCAGGCTGAGCTGCTGGTGTTGTTCGGCCTGCTCACCTCCCAGGACGAGCGTGTGGTGGTCGACCTCGGCGACAGTCCGCACGCCAAGGGCATGAAGGTGCTGGTGCCTCAGGAGCGGGCCGGGGACCCCGACTTCCTGCACCGCCACAAGCAGCGGGTGGCGGCCGAGGCGGAGCAGCGGGAGCGGGACCGGCGGGAGGTGGAGGGCATAGCGAGGGCCAGCGGCATGGAACCGTGACGTTACCGTACGTGACAACGGGCGAACGCTGAGCGTTACCGCCCCCAAGGGGCGCGGGGCTGTGTCGATGTGCGGCTCCGCCGCGGCTGTGTCGATATGCGGCTCCGCCGCGTGGGCGACCGGCCACGACGGCACCGCGGACGGCCGACGGCAGGTCGGGGCACTTCCAGCCGCGCGCTCAGACGGTCGCGGGGGCCGTCTCGCCCATGAACGTGCGCCACAGCGCGGCGTACCGCCCATCCCGCGCCACCAGCTCCTCATGGGTGCCGTCCTCGACGACCCGACCGTGGTCCAGGACCACCACCCGGTCCGCACGGGCGGCGGTGGTCAGCCGGTGGGCGACGACCAGTGTGGTGCGCCGTCCCGTCAGACGATCCGTGGCCTGGTTGACCAGGGCCTCGGTGGCCAGATCGAGCGCGGCCGTGGCCTCGTCGAGCAGCAGGATGTCCGGGTTCACCAGCTCGGCGCGCGCCAGCGCGATCAACTGCCGCTGACCGGCGGAGAGATTGCGCCCGCGCTCGGAGACCTCGTGCAGATAGCCACCGTCGAGCGACGCCACCATGGCATGGGCGCCGACCGCCCGCGCGGCGGCCTCCACCTCCGCGTCGCTCGCGCCGGGCCGTCCGTAGGCAATGGCGTCGCGCACCGTCCCGGCGAAGAGGTACGGCTCCTGCGGGACCACCCCGAGGTGGCCGCGGTATCCGGTGAGGTCGAGTTCGCGCAGATCCACACCGTCCACCCGCACGGCGCCCTCCGTCGGGTCGTAGAACCGCGCCACCAGCTTGACCAGAGTGGACTTACCGGCCCCGGTCTCCCCGACGAACGCCACGGTCTGCCCCGAGGGGATCGTGAGCGAGATGCCCGCCAGCGCCTCCTCGCCGTCCCCGTACCGGAACCGCACATCGTCGAAGGCGATCTCGCCGCGCATCGCGCGCACCTCGCGCGGGGCCTCGGCCACCGGTGTGGTGGTGGGCTCGCGCAGCAACTCCTGGATGCGGCCCAGCGAAACGGTGGCCTGCTGATAGCCGTCGAAGACCTGGGAGAGCTGCTGGACGGGGGCGAAGAACAGGTCGATGTAGAGGAGATACGCCACCAGCGCGCCCGCCGTCAGCGTGCCGTCCCCGACCCGCCCGGCGCCCACGATGAGCACCAGCGCGGAGGCCACGGACGACAGCAGTTGGACGAACGGGAAGTACACCGAGATCAGCCGCTGGCCGCGGAGCCGCGCCTGGCGGTAGGAGTCGCTGCGCGCCGCGAACCGCTCCCGGCCGGACCGCTCGCGCCGGAACGCCTGCACGATCCGCAGCCCCGCCACGCTCTCCTGGAGGTCCGCGTTGACCACGCTCACGCGCTCGCGGGCCAGTTCGTACGCCTTGACGCTGCGGCGCCGGAACACCACCGTGCCGATGATGAGCGGCGGCAGGGTCAGGAAGACCACCAGCGCGAGCTCCACGTCGATGATGAGCAGCGCCACCAGGATGCCGAAGAAGGTCAGCAGGCTGACCACGGCGGTGACGAGCCCGGTCTGGAGGAACGTGGACAACGCGTCGACGTCGGTGGTCATCCGCGTCATGATCTTGCCGCTCAGCTCGCGCTCGTAGTAGTCGAGACCGAGCCGCTGGAGCTGGGCGAAGATCTTCACGCGGAGTGCGTAGAGCACCCGTTCACCGGTCCGCCCGGTCATCCGCGTCTCGCCGATCTGGGCGGCCCACTGCGCGAGGACGACGAGGAGCGCGAGCCCGGAGGCGGCCCACACCGCGCCGAGCGAGAGCCGCTGGACGCCCTGGTCGATCCCGTGCCGGATGAGCACGGGCAGCAGCAGCCCGGCGATCGCGTCCACGGCCACGAGCGCCAGCGCGACCAGGAGCGGCGCCCCGAAACCGCGCAGCAGCCGCCGCAACCCGTACGCCTCCTCGGGGCGGGCGGCCCGCTCCTCGTCGATGTCGGGGGTGTCGGTGGCGGGCGGCAGGGCGGCGACCTTGGCGAGCAGCTCGGGGGTGGCGGGCATCCCGGACAGCGCCCCCGCGAGCCCCGGCCCGGCCACGGCCCCGACCCCCGCGCCCGCCGCCGTGTCGCCCTTACGGCCGTCACCATCGGGCCGCACCCATAGCTCCGGGGTCACTCCGCCGTGACTCGGGCGCGCCGGGTGGCCCGCCACGGCCCCGTCCGGCGGACAGGCGGCGCTGTCCCCGTCCGGCGCCCATACGGTGCCCTCCCCCTCCCGAACGGCGTGCGCGGGGTCGTCCCCACCGTGCGAACGGCCCCGCCCCTCCGCGTCGGACGGCACCCACGGCTCGGTCGCCACCCCATCACGGACCGCTGCCTCACCGGCGGCATGCTCGGGGTCGTCCCCACCGCGCGCCCGGCACCGCCCCTTGACCCCGTCCGACCGCACCCACGGCTCGGTCGCCACCCCGTCGCAAGCCGTCTCACCGGCGGCGTGCCCGGGATCGTCCCCACCACGTGCCCGGAGGCCCACCTCCAGGCACGGGCACTCCTCACGGCCACGCGCCGCGCCGTCGCCGTCGCCGTCCACGGACGGCCCGCCGTCGATACCCGGCTCGACCAACCCCGTCGCGGCGGACTCGCCACCGAACGCCCTGGCGAGGCCCACCGCATGCGCGGAGGCGCCGGCGCCGCGCGGCTCGACATGGGCCGGGCCGTCGCCGCGCGGCTCGGTCTCGTCCGTCAACAGGCTCCGGTACAGCTCGCTCCGGGCCCTCAGCTCCTCGTCCGTGCCCACGTCCGCGACCCGGCCCCGGTCCATCACCGCGATGCGGTCGGCGAGAGCGAGGGTGGAGGGGCGGTGGGCGATCAGCAGGGTGGTGCGGCCCGCCATGACGCCCCGGAGCGCCTCGTGGATCTCGTGCTCGACACGCGCGTCCACCGCCGAGGTGGCGTCGTCCAGGACGAGCAGCCGGGGGTCGGTGAGGATC
This genomic interval from Streptomyces asiaticus contains the following:
- a CDS encoding ABC transporter ATP-binding protein; its protein translation is MFGYCWQYRSDVLLALGASLAGMAVMALVPLVPKLIIDDVIVSHDRSLTPWATLLIVAALVVYVLTYIRRFYGGRLALDVQHALRTEMFAAIARFDGRRQDKLSTGQIIGRATSDLQLIQGLLFMVPMMIGNILLFLVSLVVMAVLSPLLTVVALAVAPALWILALRSRIRLFPATWYAQGQAAAVAGVVDGAVTGVRVVKGFGQEAQETDKLREVGRRLFAARLRTVRLNSRYTPALQAVPALGQVAMLALGGWMATRGQITLGTFVAFSTYLAQLVGPVRMLTMLLTLGQQARAGVERVFELIDTEPVIDERPDARELPEDAPATVEFDRVSFGYDPERPVLSEVSLRIEPGETLAVVGASGSGKSTLSMLLPRFYDVSSGAVRIGGHDVRELTYDSLRGAVGLVPEDSFLFSDTVRANLAYGQPDASEERILAAARAAQADGFISELPNGYDTEVGEQGLTLSGGQRQRLALARAILTDPRLLVLDDATSAVDARVEHEIHEALRGVMAGRTTLLIAHRPSTLALADRIAVMDRGRVADVGTDEELRARSELYRSLLTDETEPRGDGPAHVEPRGAGASAHAVGLARAFGGESAATGLVEPGIDGGPSVDGDGDGAARGREECPCLEVGLRARGGDDPGHAAGETACDGVATEPWVRSDGVKGRCRARGGDDPEHAAGEAAVRDGVATEPWVPSDAEGRGRSHGGDDPAHAVREGEGTVWAPDGDSAACPPDGAVAGHPARPSHGGVTPELWVRPDGDGRKGDTAAGAGVGAVAGPGLAGALSGMPATPELLAKVAALPPATDTPDIDEERAARPEEAYGLRRLLRGFGAPLLVALALVAVDAIAGLLLPVLIRHGIDQGVQRLSLGAVWAASGLALLVVLAQWAAQIGETRMTGRTGERVLYALRVKIFAQLQRLGLDYYERELSGKIMTRMTTDVDALSTFLQTGLVTAVVSLLTFFGILVALLIIDVELALVVFLTLPPLIIGTVVFRRRSVKAYELARERVSVVNADLQESVAGLRIVQAFRRERSGRERFAARSDSYRQARLRGQRLISVYFPFVQLLSSVASALVLIVGAGRVGDGTLTAGALVAYLLYIDLFFAPVQQLSQVFDGYQQATVSLGRIQELLREPTTTPVAEAPREVRAMRGEIAFDDVRFRYGDGEEALAGISLTIPSGQTVAFVGETGAGKSTLVKLVARFYDPTEGAVRVDGVDLRELDLTGYRGHLGVVPQEPYLFAGTVRDAIAYGRPGASDAEVEAAARAVGAHAMVASLDGGYLHEVSERGRNLSAGQRQLIALARAELVNPDILLLDEATAALDLATEALVNQATDRLTGRRTTLVVAHRLTTAARADRVVVLDHGRVVEDGTHEELVARDGRYAALWRTFMGETAPATV